The genomic window TCCCCTTTCTCAACGTCCCCTGTGGACCGGCCTCACCTCCGGACCCGCCCGGCCCCTAGCCTGCAGGGATGGAAGGGGACACAGCCGGGTTGTTCGCGAGGTTCGAAGAGGTGGTGCGGCAGATCACGCTGTACCTGGCCACCGGGGTGGAGGCCGCCTCGGGAATCATCGTCGGCATCGCAGTGCTGGAGGCGCTGTGGCGTTCGCTGGGGCTGTTTTTCCTGCGCCAGGGCAGCCCCGAATCCTTGAAAGAGACCATCCGGCTGCGCCTGGGCATCTGGCTGTCGGTGGTGCTGGAGTTCCTGCTCGCCGCCGACATCCTGCGCACTGCCATCGCGCCCAACTGGAACGACATCGGCAAGCTCGCGGCCATCGCCGGCATCCGCACCGCG from Deinococcus aerophilus includes these protein-coding regions:
- a CDS encoding DUF1622 domain-containing protein translates to MEGDTAGLFARFEEVVRQITLYLATGVEAASGIIVGIAVLEALWRSLGLFFLRQGSPESLKETIRLRLGIWLSVVLEFLLAADILRTAIAPNWNDIGKLAAIAGIRTALNYFLQREVREAERARADSTAGPPQHRAG